One Anser cygnoides isolate HZ-2024a breed goose chromosome 6, Taihu_goose_T2T_genome, whole genome shotgun sequence genomic region harbors:
- the MAP2 gene encoding microtubule-associated protein 2 isoform X8, translating to MAEDRKDEAKAPHWTSGQLTEASSHPHSPEIKEQGGAGAGLVRSANGFPYQEDEEPGLGGREQPGTYARTKENGINGELSAGDRETAEEVSARIVQVVTAEAVAVLKGEQEKEAQHKDQPGPLPIAVEESANLPPSPPPSPASEQTGALEEEEEPVESPMAVEAKPAALPGKQAGKEHGPAEPSDQARGLGEGQPESGLEAKVCHEDKVPSVASSRASVTVVAETPLKDTSPSLAEEDLLAATKMEFRVQEGTCPFTTEPLDTKQQESGKDSKTEQPKHDALVPQPAKTEDKKDSQSKDKEKTPSHPTEQISETDSQKKGEASFAEPASKLPGFQEQKDLPSELPKGSKTEERTADVPSSSNQIMSMTFRDDLKDVQDLAISHEGSSLMLSEPKAEAAKSELRSGPSPAVPQELPLKDSYKTKQEPTDQLFAKDLAKDEQIHRDMTLALHEEVAVDGLKTPSAQKIPAWGEEKDMTKEESDEEERYDFYDKGEARILDDGKFTTKPEVKTLSQDKADFQKDAEAKMSSDLFKAEKEMDQSGLPATVDMKKDVQPSTEVSPGKLSPELTLEKTTEHPDTTQLSQTTEKTPEAQSLTTDKAPLEPSQEKDVKKDTKDDKTSVSATDEMKAEVDRSGMSKYFETSALKEEAFKADALKQGSDYYELSDTKESAYEPYQTGRLIPEDKEEEEEELQTELGQQQGMPAHEIGYSTLAQSYTPDKSEEPSSPTERMFTIDPKVYGDKRELHSKNKDDLTLSRSLGLGGRSAIEQRSMSINLPMSCLDSIALGFSFGRAHDLSPLASDILTNTSGSMDEGDDYLPATTPALEKAPCFPIDSREEDEHIEEEKAMAEEKVQPETSVESPFPAKDYYKNGAVLAPDLPEMLDLAGTRSRLASVSADAEAAQKKSVPSDTVLEDSSAALPPVTDENHVTLKAESQLEDLGYCVFNKYTVPLPSPVQDSENLTSETCPFYEGTDEKLRRSLAPDLSLIEVKLAAAEKSKEEFLSEKDLAQHAAGESVLGRDFEQEKKEKLDTVLEKSEDQIDSKEVYPIKGAESERTRPEAILEMKEESVADKVHVPADTTYDRILSTEVTTEKDAVSFLMEEKTLSVVPEMAEIEAPVKPDYNAIKHDLEVAARRADQEYQSQLESKISEGSLPSGKDKTPVKRAGPEPKETQQKDQTILSREAKDADVLSKTEPTYVKDSTKLSETEIKEKVAKPDLVHQEAVDKEESYESSGEHDQAQEGLNGEPLKQEDIKGEPPKPTVSGEEVPAQLPAKEPSLELLLPKTEPPQEEPAEIQMETIPQPTEEIEKIPDTAVKPTEIQTLLPSEVTAGAARREEHEEEEVEGGQEEKEEDKQHLIPEMPQEMDLGKPTGEEMLAKVCPEALPELKGIIESVVTVEDDFITVVQTTVDEGESASHSVRFAATQQEDIETVDSQAEEELEVEEVADIQAEPKEGSPEAPASPEREEILLTDYKTETCDDYKDETTIDDSIMDTDSLWADTQDDDRSIMTEQLETVPKEEKADRELRRPSLDKHKKEKPFKTGRGRISTPERKLAKKEPSTLSRDEVRRKKAVYKKAELAKKTEVQAHSPSRKIILKPAIKYTRPTHLSCVKRKQTAAGGETNQAPGVFKQAKEKLSDGVSKSPEKRSSLPRPSSILPPRRAVSGDRDREENSLSLTTSLSSSVRRTTRSEPIRSRTGKSGTSTPTTPGSTAITPGTPPSYSSRTPGTPGTPSYSRTPHTPGTPKSAILVPTEKKVAIIRTPPKSPATPKQLRVINQPLPDLKNVRSKIGSTDNIKYQPKGGQVQIVTKKIDLSHVTSKCGSLKNIHHKPGGGRVKIESVKLDFKEKAQAKVGSLENAHHVPGGGNVKIDSQKLNFREHAKARVDHGAEIITQSPGRSSVASPRRLSNVSSSGSINLLESPQLATLAEDVTAALAKQGL from the exons AAGAAGAACCAGTAGAGAGTCCGATGGCTGTGGAAGCGAAacctgctgctcttcctggGAAGCAAGCGGGGAAAGAGCACGGGCCTGCTGAGCCTTCAGACCAGGCCAGGGGCCTCGGTGAGGGTCAGCCGGAATCTGGTTTGGAGGCCAAAGTGTGTCACGAAGACAAAGTGCCAAGTGTGGCATCCAGCAGGGCGAGCGTAACAGTTGTGGCGGAAACGCCTCTGAAAGACACATCCCCTTCCTTGGCCGAGGAAG ATTTACTTGCAGCCACGAAGATGGAATTCCGTGTCCAGGAGGGCACATGCCCTTTCACAACAGAACCGTTAGATACAAAGCAACAGGAATCTGGAAAAGACAGTAAGACTGAGCAACCTAAACATGATGCCTTAGTTCCACAGCCAGCAAAAACAGAGGATAAAAAGGATTCACAgagcaaagacaaagaaaaaacgCCTTCACATCCAACAGAACAGATCTCGGAAACTGATTCACAGAAGAAAGGGGAAGCCAGTTTTGCAGAACCTGCCTCCAAGCTTCCTGGTTTTCAAGAACAAAAGGACTTGCCATCTGAACTGCCTAAAGggagcaaaacagaagaaaggactGCAGATGTGCCCTCATCATCCAACCAAATTATGTCTATGACATTTAGAGATGACCTTAAAGATGTCCAAGATCTTGCCATAAGCCATGAGGGAAGTTCTCTGATGCTGTCAGAACCCAAGGCAGAGGCAGCCAAAAGTGAACTACGTTCAGGCCCATCTCCTGCTGTCCCCCAGGAGCTTCCTCTCAAAGacagttacaaaacaaaacaggaaccCACTGACCAACTGTTTGCCAAAGATCTCGCTAAAGATGAACAGATCCACAGAGACATGACCCTAGCTCTGCATGAAGAAGTAGCTGTAGATGGCCTGAAAACACCAAGTGCCCAGAAAATCCCTGCatggggggaggaaaaggacaTGACTAAGGAGGAGAGTGATGAGGAAGAAAGGTATGACTTCTATGATAAAGGGGAGGCTCGAATATTAGACGATGGTAAATTTACCACAAAACCTGAAGTTAAGACCCTTTCCCAAGACAAAGCAGACTTTCAAAAGGATGCTGAAGCTAAAATGTCATCTGatcttttcaaagcagaaaaagaaatggaccAAAGTGGGCTTCCAGCAACAGTAGACATGAAAAAAGATGTGCAGCCAAGCACAGAGGTATCCCCAGGCAAGTTAAGCCCTGAACTGACCCTTGAGAAAACAACAGAGCACCCTGATACCACACAGTTATCCCAAACAACAGAGAAGACCCCTGAGGCACAAAGTTTAACCACAGATAAGGCTCCTCTAGAACCTTCTCAAGAGAAAGATGTTAAAAAGGATACCAAGGATGATAAGACAAGTGTTTCGGCTACTgatgaaatgaaagcagaagtggATCGATCAGGAATGTCGAAGTATTTTGAAACCTCTGCACTAAAAGAGGAAGCCTTCAAAGCAGACGCTCTGAAACAAGGCAGTGATTACTATGAGCTAAGCGACACTAAAGAGAGTGCGTATGAGCCTTATCAGACAGGTCGTCTAATACCTGAAgacaaagaggaagaggaggaagaattaCAGACAGAATTGGGCCAGCAGCAAGGTATGCCTGCTCATGAAATAGGGTACAGTACCCTGGCTCAGAGCTATACACCAGACAAATCCGAAGAACCAAGTTCCCCAACAGAACGAATGTTCACTATTGACCCCAAAGTCTATGGGGACAAACGAGAGCTccacagtaaaaataaagatgacCTAACTCTGAGCAGGAGCCTGGGACTTGGGGGTAGATCTGCAATTGAACAGAGAAGTATGTCTATTAACCTGCCCATGTCCTGCCTGGATTCTATAGCTCTAGGATTTAGCTTTGGCCGCGCACATGATCTTTCTCCCCTGGCTTCGGATATTCTAACCAATACTAGTGGCAGTATGGATGAAGGTGACGACTACTTGCCAGCAACCACACCAGCATTAGAGAAGGCCCCTTGCTTCCCCATTGATAGTAGAGAGGAAGATGAGCacattgaagaagaaaaagcaatggcagaagaaaaagtcCAGCCTGAGACTTCGGTTGAATCGCCTTTCCCAGCCAAAGATTATTACAAAAATGGGGCTGTCTTGGCTCCTGACCTGCCTGAAATGTTAGACCTAGCAGGGACAAGATCTAGATTAGCATCTGTGAGTGCAGATGCCGAGGCGGCGCAAAAGAAGTCAGTTCCTTCTGACACTGTTTTGGAAGACAGCAGCGCAGCCCTGCCACCTGTGACAGATGAAAACCATGTAACTCTAAAAGCTGAAAGCCAGCTAGAAGACTTGGGCTACTGTGTTTTCAATAAGTACACAGTCCCACTCCCTTCTCCAGTTCAGGACAGTGAGAATTTAACAAGCGAAACCTGTCCCTTTTATGAAGGCACAGATGAAAAATTGAGACGCAGCCTAGCTCCTGACCTGTCCTTAATAGAAGtgaagctggcagcagctgaaaaatCGAAAGAAGAATTCCTCAGTGAAAAAGATTTAGCTCAGCATGCCGCTGGTGAGTCCGTTCTGGGGAGGGACTTTgagcaggagaagaaagagaagctggATACTGTGCTAGAAAAAAGTGAAGATCAAATTGACTCTAAAGAGGTCTATCCCATTAAAGGTGCAGAGTCAGAGAGGACAAGACCTGAGGCAATcttagaaatgaaagaagaaagtgttGCTGACAAAGTTCATGTGCCTGCTGATACAACGTATGACAGAATATTGTCTACAGAggtaacaacagaaaaagatgcTGTTTCCTTCTTGATGGAGGAGAAGACTCTTAGTGTTGTTCCTGAAATGGCTGAGATAGAAGCTCCAGTAAAACCAGATTACAATGCTATAAAGCATGATTTGGAAGTGGCTGCAAGGAGAGCCGACCAAGAATATCAGAGTCAGTTAGAAAGTAAGATCAGTGAAGGTTCTCTCCCTTCAGGGAAGGACAAAACTCCTGTTAAAAGAGCAGGGCCTGAACCCAAAGAAACTCAACAGAAAGATCAGACCATCTTGTCCAGAGAAGCAAAGGATGCAGATGTACTTTCCAAGACGGAGCCTACTTACGTGAAGGACAGCACCAAActgtctgaaacagaaattaaggaaaaagTAGCTAAGCCCGATCTTGTACATCAAGAGGCAGTTGATAAAGAGGAATCTTATGAATCTAGTGGAGAGCATGATCAAGCCCAGGAAGGTTTGAACGGAGAACCCTTGAAACAAGAGGATATCAAAGGAGAACCTCCAAAACCTACTGTGTCTGGGGAAGAGGTGCCTGCACAGTTGCCAGCAAAGGAGCCTTCTCTGGAGCTCCTCCTTCCAAAAACTGAGCCTCCCCAAGAAGAGCCTGCTGAGATTCAGATGGAGACCATACCACAGCCTACAGAGGAAATTGAAAAGATTCCTGATACAGCTGTGAAACCTACAGAAATCCAAACACTGCTGCCATCCGAAGTGACAGCTGGGGCCGCAAGAAGGGAAGAACATGAGGAAGAAGAGGTAGAAGGgggacaagaagaaaaagaagaggataAACAGCATCTTATACCAGAAATGCCCCAAGAAATGGACCTTGGGAAACCTACCGGTGAAGAAATGCTAGCCAAGGTTTGCCCAGAAGCACTGCCTGAACTCAAAGGCATTATTGAATCCGTGGTGACAGTAGAGGATGACTTTATCACAGTGGTGCAGACAACCGTTGATGAGGGTGAATCTGCGTCTCACAGTGTACGCTTTGCTGCTACCCAGCAGGAAGACATCGAAACTGTGGACTCCCAGGCTGAAGAGGAGCTGGAGGTTGAGGAAGTGGCTGACATTCAAGCTGAGCCCAAGGAGGGCTCCCCAGAAGCTCCTGCTTCACCCGAGAGAGAAGAAATCTTGCTCACCGACTACAAAACAGAGACGTGTGATGATTACAAAGATGAAACAACAATCGACGACTCCATCATGGACACAGACAGTCTCTGGGCAGATACTCAAG ATGATGATAGGAGCATCATGACTGAACAGTTAGAGACTGTTCCTAaagaggagaaggcagacaGAGAATTGCGAAGACCATCTCTTGATaagcataaaaaagaaaaaccttttaaaactgGGCGAGGCAGGATTTCTACTCCTGAAAGGAAACTAGCTAAAAAGGAACCTAGCACACTCTCCAGAGAtgaagtgagaaggaaaaaag CAGTGTATAAGAAAGCTGAACTTGCTAAAAAAACTGAAGTTCAGGCCCACTCTCCTTCCaggaaaatcattttaaaacctGCTATCAAATATACTAGACCAACTCATCTCTCCTGTGTTAAACGGAAGCAGACAG CAGCAGGTGGTGAAACAAACCAGGCTCCTGGTGTATTTaaacaagcaaaggaaaaactcTCA GATGGAGTAAGCAAGAGTCCTGAAAAACGTTCCTCTTTACCAAGACCTTCCTCTATCCTTCCTCCTCGAAGAGCTGTATCAGGAGACCGAGACAGAGAGGAGAACTCTCTCTCCCTCACAACAtccctttcctcttcagtaCGACGGACCACAC GATCAGAACCAATTCGtagcagaacaggaaaaagcGGAACTTCTACCCCCACTACTCCTGGCTCCACTGCCATCACTCCAGGGACACCACCGAGCTATTCCTCCCGTACGCCGGGCACTCCAGGGACACCCAGCTACTCCAGAACCCCACACactcctgggacccccaaatctGCCATACTGGTACCAACTGAGAAAAAAGTTGCCATAATTCGCACTCCTCCTAAATCTCCAGCCACTCCAAAGCAGCTGCGAGTTATTAATCAGCCTCTGCCTGACCTCAAGAATGTCAGGTCCAAAATTGGATCAACAGATAACATCAAATACCAGCCTAAGGGAGGTCAG GTACAGATCGTAACCAAGAAGATTGACTTGAGTCATGTGACTTCCAAGTGTGGCTCGCTCAAGAACATCCATCACAAGCCAG GAGGTGGGCGTGTGAAAATTGAGAGCGTGAAACTGGATTTCAAAGAGAAAGCTCAGGCTAAAGTTGGTTCACTTGAAAATGCCCACCATGTACCTGGCGGTGGTAATGTCAAG ATTGACAGCCAGAAACTAAACTTCAGAGAGCACGCTAAAGCCCGTGTTGATCACGGGGCTGAGATCATCACGCAGTCACCAGGCAGGTCCAGCGTGGCTTCACCACGCAGACTCAGCAACGTCTCATCCTCTGGAAGCATCAACCTGCTTGAATCGCCCCAGCTTGCTACCCTCGCTGAAGATGTCACGGCAGCCCTTGCTAAGCAGGGCTTATGA
- the MAP2 gene encoding microtubule-associated protein 2 isoform X6, with translation MAEDRKDEAKAPHWTSGQLTEASSHPHSPEIKEQGGAGAGLVRSANGFPYQEDEEPGLGGREQPGTYARTKENGINGELSAGDRETAEEVSARIVQVVTAEAVAVLKGEQEKEAQHKDQPGPLPIAVEESANLPPSPPPSPASEQTGALEEEEEPVESPMAVEAKPAALPGKQAGKEHGPAEPSDQARGLGEGQPESGLEAKVCHEDKVPSVASSRASVTVVAETPLKDTSPSLAEEATKMEFRVQEGTCPFTTEPLDTKQQESGKDSKTEQPKHDALVPQPAKTEDKKDSQSKDKEKTPSHPTEQISETDSQKKGEASFAEPASKLPGFQEQKDLPSELPKGSKTEERTADVPSSSNQIMSMTFRDDLKDVQDLAISHEGSSLMLSEPKAEAAKSELRSGPSPAVPQELPLKDSYKTKQEPTDQLFAKDLAKDEQIHRDMTLALHEEVAVDGLKTPSAQKIPAWGEEKDMTKEESDEEERYDFYDKGEARILDDGKFTTKPEVKTLSQDKADFQKDAEAKMSSDLFKAEKEMDQSGLPATVDMKKDVQPSTEVSPGKLSPELTLEKTTEHPDTTQLSQTTEKTPEAQSLTTDKAPLEPSQEKDVKKDTKDDKTSVSATDEMKAEVDRSGMSKYFETSALKEEAFKADALKQGSDYYELSDTKESAYEPYQTGRLIPEDKEEEEEELQTELGQQQGMPAHEIGYSTLAQSYTPDKSEEPSSPTERMFTIDPKVYGDKRELHSKNKDDLTLSRSLGLGGRSAIEQRSMSINLPMSCLDSIALGFSFGRAHDLSPLASDILTNTSGSMDEGDDYLPATTPALEKAPCFPIDSREEDEHIEEEKAMAEEKVQPETSVESPFPAKDYYKNGAVLAPDLPEMLDLAGTRSRLASVSADAEAAQKKSVPSDTVLEDSSAALPPVTDENHVTLKAESQLEDLGYCVFNKYTVPLPSPVQDSENLTSETCPFYEGTDEKLRRSLAPDLSLIEVKLAAAEKSKEEFLSEKDLAQHAAGESVLGRDFEQEKKEKLDTVLEKSEDQIDSKEVYPIKGAESERTRPEAILEMKEESVADKVHVPADTTYDRILSTEVTTEKDAVSFLMEEKTLSVVPEMAEIEAPVKPDYNAIKHDLEVAARRADQEYQSQLESKISEGSLPSGKDKTPVKRAGPEPKETQQKDQTILSREAKDADVLSKTEPTYVKDSTKLSETEIKEKVAKPDLVHQEAVDKEESYESSGEHDQAQEGLNGEPLKQEDIKGEPPKPTVSGEEVPAQLPAKEPSLELLLPKTEPPQEEPAEIQMETIPQPTEEIEKIPDTAVKPTEIQTLLPSEVTAGAARREEHEEEEVEGGQEEKEEDKQHLIPEMPQEMDLGKPTGEEMLAKVCPEALPELKGIIESVVTVEDDFITVVQTTVDEGESASHSVRFAATQQEDIETVDSQAEEELEVEEVADIQAEPKEGSPEAPASPEREEILLTDYKTETCDDYKDETTIDDSIMDTDSLWADTQDDDRSIMTEQLETVPKEEKADRELRRPSLDKHKKEKPFKTGRGRISTPERKLAKKEPSTLSRDEVRRKKAVYKKAELAKKTEVQAHSPSRKIILKPAIKYTRPTHLSCVKRKQTAAGGETNQAPGVFKQAKEKLSDGVSKSPEKRSSLPRPSSILPPRRAVSGDRDREENSLSLTTSLSSSVRRTTRSEPIRSRTGKSGTSTPTTPGSTAITPGTPPSYSSRTPGTPGTPSYSRTPHTPGTPKSAILVPTEKKVAIIRTPPKSPATPKQLRVINQPLPDLKNVRSKIGSTDNIKYQPKGGQVRILNKKIDFSDIQSRCGSRDNIKHSAGGGNVQIVTKKIDLSHVTSKCGSLKNIHHKPGGGRVKIESVKLDFKEKAQAKVGSLENAHHVPGGGNVKIDSQKLNFREHAKARVDHGAEIITQSPGRSSVASPRRLSNVSSSGSINLLESPQLATLAEDVTAALAKQGL, from the exons AAGAAGAACCAGTAGAGAGTCCGATGGCTGTGGAAGCGAAacctgctgctcttcctggGAAGCAAGCGGGGAAAGAGCACGGGCCTGCTGAGCCTTCAGACCAGGCCAGGGGCCTCGGTGAGGGTCAGCCGGAATCTGGTTTGGAGGCCAAAGTGTGTCACGAAGACAAAGTGCCAAGTGTGGCATCCAGCAGGGCGAGCGTAACAGTTGTGGCGGAAACGCCTCTGAAAGACACATCCCCTTCCTTGGCCGAGGAAG CCACGAAGATGGAATTCCGTGTCCAGGAGGGCACATGCCCTTTCACAACAGAACCGTTAGATACAAAGCAACAGGAATCTGGAAAAGACAGTAAGACTGAGCAACCTAAACATGATGCCTTAGTTCCACAGCCAGCAAAAACAGAGGATAAAAAGGATTCACAgagcaaagacaaagaaaaaacgCCTTCACATCCAACAGAACAGATCTCGGAAACTGATTCACAGAAGAAAGGGGAAGCCAGTTTTGCAGAACCTGCCTCCAAGCTTCCTGGTTTTCAAGAACAAAAGGACTTGCCATCTGAACTGCCTAAAGggagcaaaacagaagaaaggactGCAGATGTGCCCTCATCATCCAACCAAATTATGTCTATGACATTTAGAGATGACCTTAAAGATGTCCAAGATCTTGCCATAAGCCATGAGGGAAGTTCTCTGATGCTGTCAGAACCCAAGGCAGAGGCAGCCAAAAGTGAACTACGTTCAGGCCCATCTCCTGCTGTCCCCCAGGAGCTTCCTCTCAAAGacagttacaaaacaaaacaggaaccCACTGACCAACTGTTTGCCAAAGATCTCGCTAAAGATGAACAGATCCACAGAGACATGACCCTAGCTCTGCATGAAGAAGTAGCTGTAGATGGCCTGAAAACACCAAGTGCCCAGAAAATCCCTGCatggggggaggaaaaggacaTGACTAAGGAGGAGAGTGATGAGGAAGAAAGGTATGACTTCTATGATAAAGGGGAGGCTCGAATATTAGACGATGGTAAATTTACCACAAAACCTGAAGTTAAGACCCTTTCCCAAGACAAAGCAGACTTTCAAAAGGATGCTGAAGCTAAAATGTCATCTGatcttttcaaagcagaaaaagaaatggaccAAAGTGGGCTTCCAGCAACAGTAGACATGAAAAAAGATGTGCAGCCAAGCACAGAGGTATCCCCAGGCAAGTTAAGCCCTGAACTGACCCTTGAGAAAACAACAGAGCACCCTGATACCACACAGTTATCCCAAACAACAGAGAAGACCCCTGAGGCACAAAGTTTAACCACAGATAAGGCTCCTCTAGAACCTTCTCAAGAGAAAGATGTTAAAAAGGATACCAAGGATGATAAGACAAGTGTTTCGGCTACTgatgaaatgaaagcagaagtggATCGATCAGGAATGTCGAAGTATTTTGAAACCTCTGCACTAAAAGAGGAAGCCTTCAAAGCAGACGCTCTGAAACAAGGCAGTGATTACTATGAGCTAAGCGACACTAAAGAGAGTGCGTATGAGCCTTATCAGACAGGTCGTCTAATACCTGAAgacaaagaggaagaggaggaagaattaCAGACAGAATTGGGCCAGCAGCAAGGTATGCCTGCTCATGAAATAGGGTACAGTACCCTGGCTCAGAGCTATACACCAGACAAATCCGAAGAACCAAGTTCCCCAACAGAACGAATGTTCACTATTGACCCCAAAGTCTATGGGGACAAACGAGAGCTccacagtaaaaataaagatgacCTAACTCTGAGCAGGAGCCTGGGACTTGGGGGTAGATCTGCAATTGAACAGAGAAGTATGTCTATTAACCTGCCCATGTCCTGCCTGGATTCTATAGCTCTAGGATTTAGCTTTGGCCGCGCACATGATCTTTCTCCCCTGGCTTCGGATATTCTAACCAATACTAGTGGCAGTATGGATGAAGGTGACGACTACTTGCCAGCAACCACACCAGCATTAGAGAAGGCCCCTTGCTTCCCCATTGATAGTAGAGAGGAAGATGAGCacattgaagaagaaaaagcaatggcagaagaaaaagtcCAGCCTGAGACTTCGGTTGAATCGCCTTTCCCAGCCAAAGATTATTACAAAAATGGGGCTGTCTTGGCTCCTGACCTGCCTGAAATGTTAGACCTAGCAGGGACAAGATCTAGATTAGCATCTGTGAGTGCAGATGCCGAGGCGGCGCAAAAGAAGTCAGTTCCTTCTGACACTGTTTTGGAAGACAGCAGCGCAGCCCTGCCACCTGTGACAGATGAAAACCATGTAACTCTAAAAGCTGAAAGCCAGCTAGAAGACTTGGGCTACTGTGTTTTCAATAAGTACACAGTCCCACTCCCTTCTCCAGTTCAGGACAGTGAGAATTTAACAAGCGAAACCTGTCCCTTTTATGAAGGCACAGATGAAAAATTGAGACGCAGCCTAGCTCCTGACCTGTCCTTAATAGAAGtgaagctggcagcagctgaaaaatCGAAAGAAGAATTCCTCAGTGAAAAAGATTTAGCTCAGCATGCCGCTGGTGAGTCCGTTCTGGGGAGGGACTTTgagcaggagaagaaagagaagctggATACTGTGCTAGAAAAAAGTGAAGATCAAATTGACTCTAAAGAGGTCTATCCCATTAAAGGTGCAGAGTCAGAGAGGACAAGACCTGAGGCAATcttagaaatgaaagaagaaagtgttGCTGACAAAGTTCATGTGCCTGCTGATACAACGTATGACAGAATATTGTCTACAGAggtaacaacagaaaaagatgcTGTTTCCTTCTTGATGGAGGAGAAGACTCTTAGTGTTGTTCCTGAAATGGCTGAGATAGAAGCTCCAGTAAAACCAGATTACAATGCTATAAAGCATGATTTGGAAGTGGCTGCAAGGAGAGCCGACCAAGAATATCAGAGTCAGTTAGAAAGTAAGATCAGTGAAGGTTCTCTCCCTTCAGGGAAGGACAAAACTCCTGTTAAAAGAGCAGGGCCTGAACCCAAAGAAACTCAACAGAAAGATCAGACCATCTTGTCCAGAGAAGCAAAGGATGCAGATGTACTTTCCAAGACGGAGCCTACTTACGTGAAGGACAGCACCAAActgtctgaaacagaaattaaggaaaaagTAGCTAAGCCCGATCTTGTACATCAAGAGGCAGTTGATAAAGAGGAATCTTATGAATCTAGTGGAGAGCATGATCAAGCCCAGGAAGGTTTGAACGGAGAACCCTTGAAACAAGAGGATATCAAAGGAGAACCTCCAAAACCTACTGTGTCTGGGGAAGAGGTGCCTGCACAGTTGCCAGCAAAGGAGCCTTCTCTGGAGCTCCTCCTTCCAAAAACTGAGCCTCCCCAAGAAGAGCCTGCTGAGATTCAGATGGAGACCATACCACAGCCTACAGAGGAAATTGAAAAGATTCCTGATACAGCTGTGAAACCTACAGAAATCCAAACACTGCTGCCATCCGAAGTGACAGCTGGGGCCGCAAGAAGGGAAGAACATGAGGAAGAAGAGGTAGAAGGgggacaagaagaaaaagaagaggataAACAGCATCTTATACCAGAAATGCCCCAAGAAATGGACCTTGGGAAACCTACCGGTGAAGAAATGCTAGCCAAGGTTTGCCCAGAAGCACTGCCTGAACTCAAAGGCATTATTGAATCCGTGGTGACAGTAGAGGATGACTTTATCACAGTGGTGCAGACAACCGTTGATGAGGGTGAATCTGCGTCTCACAGTGTACGCTTTGCTGCTACCCAGCAGGAAGACATCGAAACTGTGGACTCCCAGGCTGAAGAGGAGCTGGAGGTTGAGGAAGTGGCTGACATTCAAGCTGAGCCCAAGGAGGGCTCCCCAGAAGCTCCTGCTTCACCCGAGAGAGAAGAAATCTTGCTCACCGACTACAAAACAGAGACGTGTGATGATTACAAAGATGAAACAACAATCGACGACTCCATCATGGACACAGACAGTCTCTGGGCAGATACTCAAG ATGATGATAGGAGCATCATGACTGAACAGTTAGAGACTGTTCCTAaagaggagaaggcagacaGAGAATTGCGAAGACCATCTCTTGATaagcataaaaaagaaaaaccttttaaaactgGGCGAGGCAGGATTTCTACTCCTGAAAGGAAACTAGCTAAAAAGGAACCTAGCACACTCTCCAGAGAtgaagtgagaaggaaaaaag CAGTGTATAAGAAAGCTGAACTTGCTAAAAAAACTGAAGTTCAGGCCCACTCTCCTTCCaggaaaatcattttaaaacctGCTATCAAATATACTAGACCAACTCATCTCTCCTGTGTTAAACGGAAGCAGACAG CAGCAGGTGGTGAAACAAACCAGGCTCCTGGTGTATTTaaacaagcaaaggaaaaactcTCA GATGGAGTAAGCAAGAGTCCTGAAAAACGTTCCTCTTTACCAAGACCTTCCTCTATCCTTCCTCCTCGAAGAGCTGTATCAGGAGACCGAGACAGAGAGGAGAACTCTCTCTCCCTCACAACAtccctttcctcttcagtaCGACGGACCACAC GATCAGAACCAATTCGtagcagaacaggaaaaagcGGAACTTCTACCCCCACTACTCCTGGCTCCACTGCCATCACTCCAGGGACACCACCGAGCTATTCCTCCCGTACGCCGGGCACTCCAGGGACACCCAGCTACTCCAGAACCCCACACactcctgggacccccaaatctGCCATACTGGTACCAACTGAGAAAAAAGTTGCCATAATTCGCACTCCTCCTAAATCTCCAGCCACTCCAAAGCAGCTGCGAGTTATTAATCAGCCTCTGCCTGACCTCAAGAATGTCAGGTCCAAAATTGGATCAACAGATAACATCAAATACCAGCCTAAGGGAGGTCAG GTTAGGATTTTAAACAAGAAGATCGATTTTAGCGATATTCAGTCCCGGTGTGGTTCCAGAGATAACATCAAACATTCTGCGGGGGGAGGAAAT GTACAGATCGTAACCAAGAAGATTGACTTGAGTCATGTGACTTCCAAGTGTGGCTCGCTCAAGAACATCCATCACAAGCCAG GAGGTGGGCGTGTGAAAATTGAGAGCGTGAAACTGGATTTCAAAGAGAAAGCTCAGGCTAAAGTTGGTTCACTTGAAAATGCCCACCATGTACCTGGCGGTGGTAATGTCAAG ATTGACAGCCAGAAACTAAACTTCAGAGAGCACGCTAAAGCCCGTGTTGATCACGGGGCTGAGATCATCACGCAGTCACCAGGCAGGTCCAGCGTGGCTTCACCACGCAGACTCAGCAACGTCTCATCCTCTGGAAGCATCAACCTGCTTGAATCGCCCCAGCTTGCTACCCTCGCTGAAGATGTCACGGCAGCCCTTGCTAAGCAGGGCTTATGA